The DNA window ACTCTTGACATATTTTTACggtttacattttgattttcatcatgttttgaGCATTAGAGAAGTGATTTTCTCAGTCTGTCACAGTCTTTAGCAGCTGGTTTGCCTTGGGAATCCCATCTCTATTTGCTCTGCCTTCAGTAATCTCTGCTATTTGATTTTAGTTCAACTAcattttttgttcttactctgTGTCAACCAACATAAAACCAGTCCCCCCTGGACATGTCCATTTACAGGTTGTTTGTGGCATTCCCAGGCCATCTTAACTATATAAAcaccttttgttttctgtgcttttttgtATTGTAAATGACTATtgcagctgaaaacagctgctttttaaaggaatatttaGATAAATGTACCTATCAGCCTtattatcagcaaacattagtacTGTCTTCCAATTGCacgttgtgtttgctaatgcaatTGTATTAATATAACAGAAtaactgatcattagaaaacccttttgcaatgATGATAACACAGTTGAAGACATGTATCAGATCTCAGGTCTCATGAAAAGCGTGGTCATTCTTATGAGTCCAAATCTTTGACTGGTAGAGTGTGTGTACTGGATGTTTATTGTATAACTGAGATTAGCCACTACCCGTATGCAGCCATGCAGATAGTTCtagttttatttgacttttgaaatatttatctATGATATTTCTTCCCTTAACTCACCACAGTGGAGGTGAATGAAATTTTGTATTTGGTGCACAAtatgaaaaattacatttaaaaaattcaaCATGAAATCAGAGTCTGTGTGTAAGTAACTTTCAGTAGGAGAATCCACAGAACATTCTTGTAAACTATTTTAATTGGGTAATTTATTTGATAGTCAATGTGTTGTAGAACAAATTCGTATAAAGTTtgcatttgttgtttcttccaGAGTTCATCTGTGTCTCCGTCGGCCAGTTTTCGGACTGGTGAGAAACATCGGAGTTCGAGTGATTTCTCCTCTGACAGCAAGAAGCAGAAGACAGATGATAAGGAGTTGACCTCGACACGTTATGTGAGTGAGGATTTTAAAGTTCACCTTTTTTTTAGGTGAAGGTGAAATtgatatttaaatttgaatagTTCTTTATTGAAGGATGGAACATGAATTATTTGGTTCTCTTGAATTGAGGCCAAATTCCCcaacataataatatattatatggTCTACGAGTAAACTAAGGATGCCTGGCATTACTTCCTAACCTCTTAGAGACAAACATGACTTCAATACGGTCTTAGCTGTGATTTGAGTCCAGTGTGTTGCAGTCTATGACTTGTTCTGCACCAATATGAAGTGCAGTTTTATCTATTATTGGAACAATAAGAAAGAGAGGGTGATTAAATCAGTTTATGGTCTTCTTTCAGAGTTTCATTTAAAGCCCTGATCCTATAATAACCCTGTTTCATTGCTACGTgcttacttttatttaatatcaaATTAATTAGATGTTGAATGAAGGCACTGATTGTCTGTGTTTCTATAGACAGCTAATGAAGGATGACTTTTCAAGTTGCTTCCTTTTGTGTGTCTCCGCCAGGAaagtgatggagagaaaagcGATGACAACTTGGTGGTGGATGTCTCCAATGAGGTAGTTTACCAGCATGTCATCTCCCATGACACTTGATCAGAAAAATAAACCTTACACATCATCCTCATCTACGCTCACTCACTGCAGGATCCAGCGTCTCCTCGTGGAAGTCCTGCCCACTCTCCTCGGGAGAACGGATTGGACAAAAGCCGTCTACTGAAGAAGGATGCACCCCTGAGTCCCTCATCCATCGCCTCCTCCAGCAGCACACCTTCATCCAAGTCTAAAGAGATTAATTTGGTGAGTCATTTGGGTAATTATAGCTGTCTGATCTTCTTTTCTTCATAATTTCTCAGAGTAGTCTTCTATTTTAGGCGttcagaaaaatgtaaaaacgaTTGAAAAAAGAGATCACTGGAGGTAATGTATAGAAGAAAATGAAGGTTTAGTGTTGAGATGGTGAGAAGATGATAAACtataattaaaatgcaaataaatggcGGCAAAATCCTGGCTGCACATGCAAAAAGTGTGTAATATGTTGAATAGGTTTCTATAATATCAATTTTATGAGTCATAAATTCAGTCAAAGTGTAAAGTATTGAATTATTTAGCTCTACTACTTTTAGAAAtgattatgtatttttaagCTTTAAGTTGAATCCACAAAGTGTATCTGTTCCATTTGAAGTGTTTAGCGCAGTGTTTAAATCTTAtgtgattaaaatgtctttgcttttttgtgttgtAGAATGAGAAGTCTACAACACCAGTGTCCAAGTCCAGCACCCCCACATCCCGCTCTGATGCTCCGACCCCCAGCAACACTGCCACCCCAGGCCTGAGGTCTGCACCTGGTAAACCATCAGGCGTTGAGACGCTGGGTGAGAGTCACGTCACACTGTTCTAGAGCCAAAAAACCGTCTACGTACTCACAGATGTGGTAGAACTAACTCGTTAGCACCAAACTTCAGGATCAGATAGTGAGCTTCAGATGTCAGCAgctgttaaattaaaaagagcTCATTACTGCAATAGTTGGTGCATTAAAGTAACTTGTGCAGAACTCACATGCAAATGTTCCCACATGTATCAGACAGTATTTTGTCTCCTAGCTCCTGGTCTCCGCACACCGCTGGCAGTGCCCTGCTCATACCCCGGGCCGTTTGGCATGGTTCCTCACCCGGGTATGAATGGAGAGCTGAGTGGAGTGGGAGCAGCTTACACAGGCCTTCACAACATCTCCCCACAGATGAGTGCGGTGGCTGCTGCCGCCGTGGCAGCTTATGGACGCACACAAGTGGTACCTGAACACTaagaaatacatatataatactCTGTAACTAAAAGTTTATACCTAAAGTCTTAGTCATTATCCAATATTAACTTAGAGActagttaaaaacaaaaaaacatggcaAAAAATAGAGTGTAGCTTTGATTTGGTGACTGCAGGTCAAAAACATCTACTATATAAACTAAATTTAActgaataaacatttaaaaactctttCTATTCTGTGGGACATGAGACAGAAGTACATATAGCAGTATTTCATATGTGCTAGCTGTGACAGTTACAGTACCTaccattgttttttattgtgtccTCTCTCATGTTGTGTAGGTGGGATTTGATCCTCATCACCACATACGTGTCCCCGGCCTTCCACCCAACCTGTCGGGTATCCCTGGGGGAAAACCGTAGGTTTTATCTCCTCCTTCTCAAATTGCACAATTACTCTACAGAAGTCACAGAAGTTTGTAAAATCAAAATCGATTCTCTCTTGTTTGCTTGTACTTGACCCTGGATTTCTCACCTTTGGTTTTCTCACTCTGTTACTCCTTGTcattctcctttcctctcctccagaGCCTACTCCTTTCATGTGAGCGCTGATGGACAAATGCAGCCTGTACCTTTTCCTCCGGATGCCCTGATAGGCCCTGGCATCCCGCGCCATGCACGACAAATCAATACGCTCACCCACGGGGAGGTGGTGTGTGCTGTCACCATCAGTAACCCGACGCGTCATGTCTACACAGGCGGCAAAGGCTGCGTCAAGGTGTGGGACATCAGTCACCCGGGCAACAAGACCCCAGTATCCCAGCTGGACTGTCTTGTGAGTGAACTACAATGACtattaaatacattatatatgGCTGAGTTAGAATGAAAAATCCTATTGCTGTACCTGCAGTTAATGCTGTATGGACTGGTACTTCTTAATGACGGTACTTGTGTGTGTCTATCACATAGAACAGAGACAACTACATCCGTTCCTGCCGACTACTTCCTGATGGACGGACTCTCATTGTCGGGGGCGAGGCGAGTACTTTGTCAATCTGGGATTTGGCCACACCAACTCCACGGATAAAAGCAGAGCTAACGTCGTCAGCACCTGCGTGTTATGCTCTGGCCATCAGTCCCGACTCAAAGGTCTGCTTTTCCTGCTGCTCCGACGGAAACATAGCTGTCTGGGATCTTCACAACCAGACTCTGGTTAGGTATGGAGATGGCAGTgttgtgtgtgggggtggggatCACAGACAGGACAAAACAGGAGGAGTCAAAACTCAAATAGAATAGATTTCTTCTTTAGCGTTTGTAAGGGAAGAAtacataaaacagtttttaaaacagGTCAGGTAACAAACTGCTGGTTTTATTGTTCAttgtgcagctgtttttttcactgcttaaagatttaaaaatggaagaagaaaattaaaaaacccTTCAAATACAGTGACAGTTATTCCTTGTTGAATCTTGATTCTCTTGATCTCCTTCAGCCTGCACATTGCGCAATAATATACCACAGTATTACTGCCACTCTATGAATAATGTATTATCTGAAAACCTTTTGCAATAAACAGCAATATTGCaaaatacatacagtgtatTGCTGTATTGATTATTTGCCCAACACATACCGGTACTATATGAGACAAGACATAAATATTCACAAATCATTTGATTTTTGGTTTCTCCCACCACGTTTTTCTGCAGACAGTTCCAGGGCCACACTGATGGGGCCAGTTGTATAGACATCTCCAATGATGGGACCAAGCTGTGGACAGGAGGTCTAGATAACACAGTCCGATCTTGGGACCTGAGAGAGGGacggcagctgcagcagcatgacTTCACATCCCAGGTATAGAACAGAATgattcacacatgcagccacacacactgttagttgctttaaaatacaattataacCTGTCTGGATCAATGTAGCAGTAGTGTGGAATTTCTTCACCAGCAGTTTACAGGTCTGACTTATGTGATCACAGGGTTCGGTTTTGCATAGTATTTTATATAATTGCTAAAGTAAACCGCACAGATTGATGATAATTGGGCATCACAGGACAACTTCCAACCATTTGCAGTTTGTATGATTACACTCTCAGGCTTTGATTTATTGCAGTAATTTCCAAGCTCAGTTCAGAACATTTAACCCACACTAAAGGCCAGACCGTGCTCTGGTTTTCTGTCCTGTCCTCAAATGCCTTTAATGCTAATAATATTGGCAGttagaatttagttttttcctgtTGAGGAGAAGAGCAGCAATAATAGACCATTACTGCAATTTTCCTGAAAAGACCTATTTCACAATATCAGCGTGCACAGGAGGAGGTGAGTGTGCATTAAAGAGGGCTCTGAGAGGGCAGGGCAGACAGGGGGAGACATGGCCAATAAACTGCTTCTGCTTTccaataatagaaaaaaatatctcTCCAAAAAGTGATTCACACCATGGGTTGGGCAGAGACATAAAAAAGGCTTTTGTATTTACCAGCCTCATCAAACCATTATGTGTATGGCCTCTATTCATTCTGGTCTTAATCATGGGAGAAAGATTTGGTAAATTTCATTCACCCACCTAATTTCATGATGTGTTATTGCCTTTTCCAACAGTCCTGCTGGCAGGATTGTTGCATACTTAATACAATTTTAGAAACTGAAACAGCCATCTGTTTCAACAGATTAGTATGACAGGGACTTAACTGTTTATGATGGTGTAGAAAAGCACACAGTTGATATTTGCCAACATTCAATATCTGTGCCCACCCCCACAAACAAGCACACTTTTCATAAACTGAAAAATTCCTAGAGTAGACTAATATAAGACATCATTGTGTATAAATTATGAGACCTATAACTACCATAACTGTTGGGTTTCCTTGCAGATCTTCTCACTGGGATACTGTCCAACGGGCGAGTGGCTGGCAGTAGGGATGGAGAACAGTAACGTAGAAGTGCTGCATGTCACTAAACCTGACAAGTACCAGCTTCACCTGCATGAAAGCTGTGTGCTTTCACTCAGATTTGCTCACTGTGGTAAGAATCGGCTAATATATTATTACAATTATGTCTTAAAGCATTTTTGAAAAGGCAGAAAGAAGGAAATTAATGCAAATAGCAGCGCTTGGCTTGTTAAACAAATGTCGATGATTAGCTTTAACATTAcgttaattatttatatattatgcACTAGAGAAAATTGCAGTTTCTAGCACTGAAGGAAGGGAAATAGAACACACATGTGATTGTATACAAAAATTACACTGTAGATAGGTTTGAAAGGAAGACGTTATACTGCCATACATCAAACTGGACAGAGCCACAAGACTTAAAATCAATACCAATATGACAACACCGGACTGCTGGATCAAATGGAACTCACCAACATAGTTTGAGATGAAGTGTTAGCACAGAGCTTCATTGTGATGTTTAGGTTGTCATGATTTAACAGTAATGTTTGTCTAGTTCTAAACATCAGAAAACAAGTTTagttctaaaataaaataacttgacCTAAACTGTCAGTGTCTAGTCTTCTACAGTAGTTAGCTACTGGGATCTTATATATATCCCACCACCCTCCAGTGGGTAAAATGAGATGCTGGTGTAAAGTTGTTTGAGGATTTAGTTTAATCACCGTATTTCTTATAGGGAACTAAAGAGCCAGGAGACAAACCAAGACAAGCTTAATTTGAGCCAACTGTTGTGCCGGTTTCTTaactgtcattttaatttgcatCTGAACCTTGTTAGCAAATAATGAATCTAAGTGAATTTGTCGTATGTAAATATGTCCATTAGCTTCCATGCTTATTTGTGTCACTAATGTTTGCTGTTTCCTGCAGGGAAATGGTTTGTGAGCACTGGAAAAGACAATCTGCTCAATGCATGGAGAACCCCATATGGAGCCAGCATATTCCAGGTAAGTGTGGAAGGACATAGCTCACGAATGTAAGGATGGATAAGAGGCCAAATACAGCCTCACAGGTGGAAAGTTACAGATTTTATGGAAATAACTTTCTGCCCGATAAGCTTCTATGGGAAGACAATAAGTCTAAATTTAAAGTAATGTTTATTAAAGGCAGAAAAGGATAGTGAAAGTTTCTGAAACCTGCATAAAAACTTAAAAGTAAAAGTCAAGCAACTCAGGTtctcagaaagaaaacacaaagttgtgATCGGAGCTAGATGTGTCACCGCCGTTTACTTTTAAGATGAACTGAATGGAGAAATAAATCATATCAAGACCTTTGTCACATGCATGGCCTTCATCCCTCTTTGCTTTTCCTCAGTCTCAAGctcactttttacattttcactcatCGTTTATTCTCCTTGCAGTCAAAGGAGTCATCCTCGGTGCTGAGCTGCGACATCTCAATAGATGATAAGTACATTGTGACCGGCTCAGGAGATAAGAAAGCAACTGTGTACGAGGTCATCTACTAGGAGAGCTGCGGCCGCTCAACAACAAGGCCATCCCTCCATTCAAGCACTCCGCGATGTCTCCATCTCCTTATGTACAATTTCTAATGTGTATAAAATGGATTTGAATGgaacaaaccaaacatttctTTCTCGGACTGTGACCTTTTGACCGCCTGGCTGGTCATGGATCAAAACACGCAAGCAGAACCAAGCACAGagatttgtgtgtctgtgtgtgtgtgtgtgtgtgtgtggctttgtgttgttgtgaggaCGAGTGAATGTCAATATGCACTGAATCTGGAGTGGGTGCTGTTGTTGCAGCACTGGCCAGGTATCATTCCTGTATATAACACTTCTACGTAAGCCTCtgatacatttgtttttctccaacGCAAGATTTTGTCATTGTCACATACTCGACAATACTTTGCCTTCACATGGATTAAAGTCTATGTAAGCTAGGGTGAAAAGGCTAAATTATTTCTGACCCACTTCAGACTATCTTTCTAGGAAACTTCCGGTTACAATAGAAGTAGGGTTACAGAAGTGTTAGTGTTAAGATCTCAGTAGAAAAGTGGGAGTAGTTTACATTTTCTTCCTAAAACACATGTATTTCTATTTGCTTAGATTTTGGCAGTGACTTTAGTTCATGTCCTTGCATACTGACTTTCTACATCATTGGGGTTAGGGTGAAGTGCGATGCTCCAAGGGATGCAGGATAccattatacattttataaaagcaACTGTATAAGAGGCTTCATTTAGAAACAACAACCTGTGAATATTTGCATAACAATTGACTGTTTCTTCATTATGTTGAAATGCTTTTACTAATGTTAGGTCTCAAGgcaatattttcatatttaatttgttcattgCATCTAACTTTAACTTTTCTAGTAGTAATtccaaatgaaagagaaagagtttttgtgcttttactttactttaatttactttcttcCAATTTGGTTCATATGTGCCACTCTTGCTCACTAACAGCCTGCTATCTTTTCATCCTAGTGTGGTTGCAGTGCGACCAGTTCTGACTCCAGGAAGTTACtggagctgcagtgttttttaacCTTTGGTTATTTCCCCCTATTTCCACGCTGTATCCTAAGCTGAGCTAACAAGCTGCAGGCTATAGATGCATATCTAACTGATGAACATAAGAGTGGTCGACTTATTATCCTCTTCATGTGAATCTTCCTAGGAATTCCCAGATTTGAAAACATTCCTCTAAATGAAGTTTGTTACCTTTAGTATTTACTTTCTACCAGTGGTCCTtaagtgtttttatgtatttttatgatttttatttcagaattcAGCTGAGTGAGGTGTAAGTtcagcctgtctgtgtgtgtatgtgtgagattGTGTGGTTTGTCCCTGTGGGCACTGAAGAAACAAACTAACAAGATTGCGCTCTGTGTCCTCACTGCGGACTGACCTTTGCACTTGGTTCTGTGCCCCCTCAGTTCAGCCTCCTCTGGATGCTCACTGGATTCtgtcagatagatttcagtAAAAC is part of the Anabas testudineus chromosome 9, fAnaTes1.2, whole genome shotgun sequence genome and encodes:
- the LOC113150550 gene encoding transducin-like enhancer protein 4 isoform X3: MIRDLSKMYPPARHPPGQPFKFTVTESCDRIKEEFQFLQAQYHSLKLECEKLASEKTEMQRHYVMYYEMSYGLNIEMHKQAEIVKRLNAICAQVIPFLSQEHQQQVVQAVERAKQVTMAELNAIIGQQQLQAQHLSHGHAIPVPLTPHPAGLQPPLPPGAGTASLLALSSALSHQLPLKDERKHHDNNGEHPRDRDSVKSSSVSPSASFRTGEKHRSSSDFSSDSKKQKTDDKELTSTRYESDGEKSDDNLVVDVSNEDPASPRGSPAHSPRENGLDKSRLLKKDAPLSPSSIASSSSTPSSKSKEINLNEKSTTPVSKSSTPTSRSDAPTPSNTATPGLRSAPGKPSGVETLAPGLRTPLAVPCSYPGPFGMVPHPGMNGELSGVGAAYTGLHNISPQMSAVAAAAVAAYGRTQVVGFDPHHHIRVPGLPPNLSGIPGGKPAYSFHVSADGQMQPVPFPPDALIGPGIPRHARQINTLTHGEVVCAVTISNPTRHVYTGGKGCVKVWDISHPGNKTPVSQLDCLNRDNYIRSCRLLPDGRTLIVGGEASTLSIWDLATPTPRIKAELTSSAPACYALAISPDSKVCFSCCSDGNIAVWDLHNQTLVRQFQGHTDGASCIDISNDGTKLWTGGLDNTVRSWDLREGRQLQQHDFTSQIFSLGYCPTGEWLAVGMENSNVEVLHVTKPDKYQLHLHESCVLSLRFAHCGKWFVSTGKDNLLNAWRTPYGASIFQSKESSSVLSCDISIDDKYIVTGSGDKKATVYEVIY
- the LOC113150550 gene encoding transducin-like enhancer protein 4 isoform X1 is translated as MIRDLSKMYPPARHPVPHQPGQPFKFTVTESCDRIKEEFQFLQAQYHSLKLECEKLASEKTEMQRHYVMYYEMSYGLNIEMHKQAEIVKRLNAICAQVIPFLSQEHQQQVVQAVERAKQVTMAELNAIIGQQQLQAQHLSHGHAIPVPLTPHPAGLQPPLPPGAGTASLLALSSALSHQLPLKDERKHHDNNGEHPRDRDSVKSSSVSPSASFRTGEKHRSSSDFSSDSKKQKTDDKELTSTRYESDGEKSDDNLVVDVSNEDPASPRGSPAHSPRENGLDKSRLLKKDAPLSPSSIASSSSTPSSKSKEINLNEKSTTPVSKSSTPTSRSDAPTPSNTATPGLRSAPGKPSGVETLAPGLRTPLAVPCSYPGPFGMVPHPGMNGELSGVGAAYTGLHNISPQMSAVAAAAVAAYGRTQVVGFDPHHHIRVPGLPPNLSGIPGGKPAYSFHVSADGQMQPVPFPPDALIGPGIPRHARQINTLTHGEVVCAVTISNPTRHVYTGGKGCVKVWDISHPGNKTPVSQLDCLNRDNYIRSCRLLPDGRTLIVGGEASTLSIWDLATPTPRIKAELTSSAPACYALAISPDSKVCFSCCSDGNIAVWDLHNQTLVRQFQGHTDGASCIDISNDGTKLWTGGLDNTVRSWDLREGRQLQQHDFTSQIFSLGYCPTGEWLAVGMENSNVEVLHVTKPDKYQLHLHESCVLSLRFAHCGKWFVSTGKDNLLNAWRTPYGASIFQSKESSSVLSCDISIDDKYIVTGSGDKKATVYEVIY
- the LOC113150550 gene encoding transducin-like enhancer protein 4 isoform X2, which translates into the protein MIRDLSKMYPPARHPVPHQPGQPFKFTVTESCDRIKEEFQFLQAQYHSLKLECEKLASEKTEMQRHYVMYYEMSYGLNIEMHKQAEIVKRLNAICAQVIPFLSQEHQQQVVQAVERAKQVTMAELNAIIGQQLQAQHLSHGHAIPVPLTPHPAGLQPPLPPGAGTASLLALSSALSHQLPLKDERKHHDNNGEHPRDRDSVKSSSVSPSASFRTGEKHRSSSDFSSDSKKQKTDDKELTSTRYESDGEKSDDNLVVDVSNEDPASPRGSPAHSPRENGLDKSRLLKKDAPLSPSSIASSSSTPSSKSKEINLNEKSTTPVSKSSTPTSRSDAPTPSNTATPGLRSAPGKPSGVETLAPGLRTPLAVPCSYPGPFGMVPHPGMNGELSGVGAAYTGLHNISPQMSAVAAAAVAAYGRTQVVGFDPHHHIRVPGLPPNLSGIPGGKPAYSFHVSADGQMQPVPFPPDALIGPGIPRHARQINTLTHGEVVCAVTISNPTRHVYTGGKGCVKVWDISHPGNKTPVSQLDCLNRDNYIRSCRLLPDGRTLIVGGEASTLSIWDLATPTPRIKAELTSSAPACYALAISPDSKVCFSCCSDGNIAVWDLHNQTLVRQFQGHTDGASCIDISNDGTKLWTGGLDNTVRSWDLREGRQLQQHDFTSQIFSLGYCPTGEWLAVGMENSNVEVLHVTKPDKYQLHLHESCVLSLRFAHCGKWFVSTGKDNLLNAWRTPYGASIFQSKESSSVLSCDISIDDKYIVTGSGDKKATVYEVIY